Genomic window (Acidobacteriota bacterium):
AGCTGGTGCATGCCGGTCTGGTTACTATCTTCGATGTGTCTGAGGACGAGCAGGGAAATCCCTACATCGTTATGGAGTACGTGGACGGAGAGACGCTGGAGGAGGCGCTCACGCCGCGCTTCGGCAAGCAGTTGCTGAACCTGAGTCAACGGTTGGATGTGGCCATTGAAATTGCACATGCCGTGGACTATGCCCATTGCCGGGGCATCATTCATCGCGACCTGAAGCCGTCCAACGTGCTGCTGACCGCCGATCTGCATACCAAGGTGGTGGACTTCGGCATCGCTCGCCTGGTTGATCTGAATCGTGCGGAGTTGAATTATATTGATGGGCAGGCGCAGGCCAGTGAAGGTGACAGCGGCGTGCCGGGCACGCCCGAGTTTGTGGCTCCTGAACTGTTGCATGGCATGGCTGCGGCGCGATCCAGCGACATCTTTTCTCTCGGTGTGACGCTCTACTGGATTTTCACCGGGGACCTGCCATTTTCGGGGCGCTCTGTTACCGAGATTATCTACAACGGGGCGCATAATCAGCCAGCTCCCGTCCGCCAGCTTAATTGGGCTCTCCCATCGGAACTGGATGCCGTGCTCCGCCGCTGCCTGGCGAAGGATCCCGGCGCGCGTTACCGCTCGGCGGGCGAGTTGGCCGCGGACCTTCAGGTGTTGCGCTACGCGCACAATACGCAGGCACCCAGTGGCTTGGCAAATGACGCTCAGTTGCCCCGCGCGCTGGCTGGATGATTCAAGCTTCCTCCATCCACCTTTCGTGAAATCCACTAAGAAGCTGTGGCATCATCGCTCATTTCGCGTGGCAGTGGTTTTGCAATCAGGGCCGCCGGCATCTCAAAGTCTTTCTCCGTGTCCGCAGCGTGGCCCGTGGCGCCGTCCTCTTGGGGGCGCTGTTGGCGGCCTTGAGACTCACGAAAATATCTGGCGAAAATATCTGGAATTGCGCATCGCAATTTTTACTGAACAGAGTCACAATATCCATGACCGTTCCATTGCGTTTTCGCAGGAGGCAAATCCGCTTATGATTGCCGCCGTTCTCGCCGTCATTCTTTCCGTTGCCATCGCCGCGCCAGCTCTGGCCGCTAGTTTGCCTGCGGAGCGCGAGGAGTATCTGTTGTCGCAGATGCAGGCGCAGGGAGTGCCTCGCGAACAAGCCGAGGCGCTGCTTTCCGACAACCGCGTGGAAGTGTTTCCGCCTCGCGTGGTCG
Coding sequences:
- a CDS encoding serine/threonine protein kinase, translated to MVHAGLVTIFDVSEDEQGNPYIVMEYVDGETLEEALTPRFGKQLLNLSQRLDVAIEIAHAVDYAHCRGIIHRDLKPSNVLLTADLHTKVVDFGIARLVDLNRAELNYIDGQAQASEGDSGVPGTPEFVAPELLHGMAAARSSDIFSLGVTLYWIFTGDLPFSGRSVTEIIYNGAHNQPAPVRQLNWALPSELDAVLRRCLAKDPGARYRSAGELAADLQVLRYAHNTQAPSGLANDAQLPRALAG
- a CDS encoding lytic murein transglycosylase, with protein sequence MPCSAAAWRRIPARVTARRASWPRTFRCCATRTIRRHPVAWQMTLSCPARWLDDSSFLHPPFVKSTKKLWHHRSFRVAVVLQSGPPASQSLSPCPQRGPWRRPLGGAVGGLETHENIWRKYLELRIAIFTEQSHNIHDRSIAFSQEANPLMIAAVLAVILSVAIAAPALAASLPAEREEYLLSQMQAQGVPREQAEALLSDNRVEVFPPRVVAARDIDWDKIIAGLVAPASVRQGVDFVARYGHTLDAAEAQYGVAEEIIVGLLRMESNFGRNTGNYVVFNVFYTLMVQREEERRWKFAADNLAALAAYCQRRGGDCFAVKGSYGGALGAAQFLPFSVMQWGADGDGDQIINPFLMEDAIHSAANFLVKHGWHDDATAALGKYYGQTVGYPRAIESYAEALRTALGRAPLADTVSAPAPN